One Streptomyces umbrinus genomic window, GCGCCACCGGTGACGAGCAGGGTCCGAGCCGCGGCACCGGTGGCGTGCCCGGAGGCCTGCCCGGTGGTGTGTCCGGTGGTGCGTAACGCCTCGGCCACGTCCTCGACTTCGCCTTGCCGGCCGACGAGAGGTGAGGGGCGCTGCTGCACGACGACTCCTTGTTTTCCCTTTTTCTCCATGCCGAACTGCTTCATGAGAATTGGAGTCGTCCGAATGTCTGAACAGGTCAACTTTTTATGCCGAGTTTGCCATGATTGCAGGCGCTGGACCGGGGCCCGTCCGTCGGGTCGGTCCGAGGCGGGCGCCGCCCGCCCGGTACGTGATTCGTCGAAGGTTGCGGTGGAGAAAGTGGCTGCTCGGACAGACACCGAGTTGGTCTTCGGCGGCACGGCCGCACGGTTCCACAGTCCGGGCGAGGACCTGCTCGGCCGAACGGTCGAGTCGGACGAGATCGACCGCGGCCTCCGCGATCCGTCCGGGCCACGCCTGGTGCTCGTCCGCGGCGAACGGGGCATCGGACGCAGCGTGTTCGCGCACGCCGCCGCCGAGCGACTGCGCGCGGGAGGAATCGCGGTCCTGACGGTCGCATGCGTCCCCGGTGACGGCGAACACCCCCAACTGCTGGCACTGCGAATGGTCATGGCCCTGGAGGAACACCGGTCCGTCACGACGAAACGCAGGCCTGCGCACAAGCCGGCCGCGGAAGCACTGGCCGCCACGAAGCGCGGCGACCCGACAGCGATGGCCGAAGCACTCGCCGCCGCTCTGGCGCGACCGACCCCCGCCGTCGTACTCGTCGACGACGCCCACCACGCCGACACCGAATCCCTCGCCCTGCTCGACGAGGTCGACTTCGAACGGGCTCCGCCCGGCATCAGGCTGATCCTCACGGCTGTCCGGCACACCGCACCGGACAGCACACCCCCGCCCCCCGGCTCCGGCCACACCATGGACCGGCTCGCCCACAACCGGGCAGCACACACGATCGCCCTGCCCCGCCTCACCCTGGAGAACGCCACCGCCATGGTGGCGCAGCGCTTGCGGTCGGCACCCGACGCCGACCTGATGCGGCGGGTCCACGAGCTGACCCGCGGCATCCCCGGAGCACTGGACGCCCTCCTCGTCGAATGGACGGCACAGGACGCGATCCGCACAGCCGACGGCCACGCTTTCCTCGGCACCGGTGCGCCCGTGCCGCTGCTGCCGGACCACGACCGGTACATCGCGACACTGCGGACCCTGGAAGAGCCCTGCGGAACGGTGGCCACGGCGCTGAGCATCCTGTGGCCGCTCGGCCGGGCCGCCGAGACCCTGATCGCGTCGTCGACCGGGCTGCCCCCCGAGGCCGTCACCAACAGCATCCGCACCCTCGTCGACGAGGGCATCCTCGACGAACTGCCCGGCCAGAACGCCGCCTCCACGACACGCGGCTGGACGTTCCGCGTACCACTACTGGCACACACCGTCCGCGAACGGCTGGGCCCCGTGAAGCGCAGCCACCTGTCCGCGGCCGCGGTGGAAGCACTGTGGGCCGGCGAAGGACCGGGGGGCACAGGGAACCGGGCGGACCCCGCGAGCCCGACCGAGACCTCGGCCGACACCGGAGCCGCCCCGCAGGACCCACCCCCGCCCGCACTCCTCGACGAGGCGGACGCACAGACCTACCTCCCCGACCGGATCGCCGACGCCGGCTTCCTGATCGACAGCGACCGCGCCGTGACGGAACTGACAGCCGCCGCACGATCGCTGTACCCCGACCTCGAACGCCGCGGAATGCTGCGGTGGCACATGGGAGCCGTCCGCCTCATCGAGGAGCAGTACGCCCGCGACCTCGCCATACTCCGGTCCGGCCAGGCCGCCTTCGGCTGCGGCGACTACCGGACGGCCCGGACAGCTGCCGAATGGCTCGTGTGCGGCCCCGCCGAGGGCCTCGACTCACAGGCGGTCCACGAGGCCGCCACCCTGCTGGTGGCGTCGGCAGCCGCCGAGCAGGACTGGCCGGCCCTGTCCCGCATGGGCACCGCACTCTGGTGGGAGGGACTGCCGCTGTCCGCCATGGCCACCGTGTCCGGCCGCGTCCAGGCACTGTGGCAACTGGAGAAGTGGCAGGAGGCACTGACCCTCATGGTGGAAACCGAGCGCGTATGGCAGGCCACCCCTGGCAGCCGCGCACTGCTGGAACTGTTCAGCAGGGTCACGGAGTACGTACTGGGCAGCCCGGACCGGTTCACCCGCGCACTGGCCCTGCCGGAGGAACCAGGCCTGCCTCCG contains:
- a CDS encoding AAA family ATPase, producing the protein MAARTDTELVFGGTAARFHSPGEDLLGRTVESDEIDRGLRDPSGPRLVLVRGERGIGRSVFAHAAAERLRAGGIAVLTVACVPGDGEHPQLLALRMVMALEEHRSVTTKRRPAHKPAAEALAATKRGDPTAMAEALAAALARPTPAVVLVDDAHHADTESLALLDEVDFERAPPGIRLILTAVRHTAPDSTPPPPGSGHTMDRLAHNRAAHTIALPRLTLENATAMVAQRLRSAPDADLMRRVHELTRGIPGALDALLVEWTAQDAIRTADGHAFLGTGAPVPLLPDHDRYIATLRTLEEPCGTVATALSILWPLGRAAETLIASSTGLPPEAVTNSIRTLVDEGILDELPGQNAASTTRGWTFRVPLLAHTVRERLGPVKRSHLSAAAVEALWAGEGPGGTGNRADPASPTETSADTGAAPQDPPPPALLDEADAQTYLPDRIADAGFLIDSDRAVTELTAAARSLYPDLERRGMLRWHMGAVRLIEEQYARDLAILRSGQAAFGCGDYRTARTAAEWLVCGPAEGLDSQAVHEAATLLVASAAAEQDWPALSRMGTALWWEGLPLSAMATVSGRVQALWQLEKWQEALTLMVETERVWQATPGSRALLELFSRVTEYVLGSPDRFTRALALPEEPGLPPNKAFAQNIAQFDVLLGIGDLRGAANLLSTREMSLKLLPQPSRFLWHHLNGRWDEALSLARRLLVNGGVLNVVPGHHLLPARTAAILLAQGRTTSADRLISSVRGQVNGPLEHILDHAEADILRTLGDLGRAEELLRRGLHAADERGSFYGTDELLASLAEVHAEAGHPDRATACLERLEQTAEQMNSGRTRLLHLLTSGKILDPDSPEARKHLHEAVDLARSRTQPFETAVTLLAAARANAAPATLLHEAYERFGDLDATLWRFHTRTAMRETGLPVPGRKQATAENQHLLATLLAEGLTNRQIAAVLRLSEDAVANRLSRLFARTGMRSRTAVVTAVLTGSPMTADHH